The Syntrophus gentianae DNA segment CGCCAACACGCGACGTCTGGCCGCCTTGTCCTCCCTGCGGGGGACGCCGACCTTTCACATCGAAACGGCGGACGAGCTGAATGAGGAAACTCTTGCCAACTATGACCGCATCGGTCTTTCCGCTGGGGCGTCCACGCCGAACTGGATCCTTTCCCGGGTCGTTGATCGCATCGCGGAACAGCAGCGGAAAAAAAAACGGCGAGGTCAGGGGCTCTTTAAACTCTGGAGTCTGGCGGTCCGTACCGATCTCTATTCCGCCCTCGGGGCTGCCTGTCTGTCCCTGACGGCCATGCTCCTGGAGCGCGTCCCGGTCAATATCCTCTTTCTTCTTCTTACCGCCCTTTATGTCCATGCCATGCATACCTTCAACCGGTTTGTCAACCGAAGGAAATGCAGCATCGGTTCCTTCCGGGAAGAATCCTACCTGAAGCATGAATACTTTTACCTCTCCGGAGCCATCCTGTCCCTGTTTGCCGGTCTGGGCATCGCCATGAGTCAGGGACTTCAGGCCTTTCTGCTGCTTTTCTTCATTTCGGCTCTGGGCGTGCTCTATAATTTACCGATATTCCCAGAAAAATGGCGCTACCGCAGCGTAAAGGATCTACCCGGATCAAAGAACATCTCCATGGCCCTGGCCTGGGCGACTGTCGTTGCCGTCATGCCTGCTTTGGATGGGCGGTTTTTTTTCTCCCCCGGAATGATCATCGCTTTTCTTTTCACCTTAGGCCTGGTTTTCATCCGCTCCTCCCTTTCAGATATCCTGGATATTCAGAGTGACAGGCTGATCGGCAAGGAAACCATCCCCGTGCTGATCGGCAAGCCGAAAACTCAGATTCTCCTGAGCGTTCTCTCCTTCCTTCTAGGGGCCATTCTGCTGTCCAGCGCCTATTTCCGCTGGACATCCTCGCTGGCATGGGTCCTCTTTATTAATTTATTTTATATATGGATTTGTTTCCAACTTTGTGATAGAAGGGCGTCGTTTTCAGGGGTGGTCCTCGAAGGACTTCTGGAAACCAGTTATGTTATCGCCGGGTTATGCTCCATTCTGTGGTTTTATACGCTGGCCTGATCAAAAAAGGACGAAGCGAACCCTGTCACGATATGAGGTTCTTGTGAAAAGACCAATACGCTACATCATGCTTGCCGCATTCCTGATCCTGGTTCTTACAGCCTGTGGCGGATTGCGTTATTCCCAGGTGGACCCGGAAGCCAGGAATTTCCACCCGGGGAGAATAGGGGTTCTTCCTGTCGATGTGGGACCCTATGAAGAGGCCAGAGGTGCCATTGATCAGATTGTCGCCGGGGTCTTAATGGAAAAGGGCTGGTTTTCCAATGTCGTGTCCGGGGGCGAGATCAATCGCCAATATCAGGCGAATGAAGAACTTCGGAAGGTGGTGGTCGATTACGCCGCCAAGTTCAAAGCCGTCAATTTTTCCGATCCGCAGCTCAGCACAAGAATTGGAGAGTTGTGCGGGGTTGACGCCTTCCTTCTTGTATCGGTCGACTACTGGAACTATACAACAATAGAGACGGACAAAGTGGCAAAGGTCGAAATGGAAATCAAAGTGGTCGACGCCGCCACGGGCAAAGTTTTTTGGAAAGCCGGCCATTCCAGGGAAGAAAAGTATTTGCTGATCAAACCGGATCTGCCGGATGTGGCCAGGGCGCTCGTCAAGGAGATGATCGCCGAGATGCCTCATTAATCTTTACGGGATTGCCGGACGGATCGTCGCTTTCCGATTCATCCTGAAATCCAAGAATTGTCGTGAAAA contains these protein-coding regions:
- the ispH gene encoding 4-hydroxy-3-methylbut-2-enyl diphosphate reductase, whose translation is MSVLIANTAGFCMGVRRAVDMVLDIARHKGMEKIYTYGPLIHNPQTVDFLRERGIIPVDDLDSIPPSEGQAAIVIRAHGISPIERRKIRKKGLRIIDATCPKVAHVQAIIRKHAAQDYAILIVGDGDHPEVNGLLGHAGNRGRVIGSCSDVDGLPELGKVCVVAQTTQSVEEYETIVRRIRERFPETIVFKTICDSTERRQSEVQELASQMDAMVIVGGRNSANTRRLAALSSLRGTPTFHIETADELNEETLANYDRIGLSAGASTPNWILSRVVDRIAEQQRKKKRRGQGLFKLWSLAVRTDLYSALGAACLSLTAMLLERVPVNILFLLLTALYVHAMHTFNRFVNRRKCSIGSFREESYLKHEYFYLSGAILSLFAGLGIAMSQGLQAFLLLFFISALGVLYNLPIFPEKWRYRSVKDLPGSKNISMALAWATVVAVMPALDGRFFFSPGMIIAFLFTLGLVFIRSSLSDILDIQSDRLIGKETIPVLIGKPKTQILLSVLSFLLGAILLSSAYFRWTSSLAWVLFINLFYIWICFQLCDRRASFSGVVLEGLLETSYVIAGLCSILWFYTLA